The following proteins are co-located in the Pedobacter sp. FW305-3-2-15-E-R2A2 genome:
- a CDS encoding cupin-like domain-containing protein — translation MSFILKPVDTVENISPEDFKKNYLDPRRPLIIKGLTKSWPAREKWTTDYLKQIGGDINVSLMDNSKADPSKPINSSVATMRFGDYLDLIKREPTELRIFFFNLFKHVPDLIKDITLPKDLMGGFIESMPAMFFGGSNSVTFLHYDIDLPHLFHTHFGGRKHIILFDNKWKKRLYCIPNATYALEDYDVANPDFEKFPALKGVEGYEVFLEHGDTLFMPTGMWHWMKYLDGSFSLSLRAWDASITRKAQSVFNLAVKGGLDSVLKMAFKAPYAKYRERLAIKRAERALANGSPK, via the coding sequence ATGAGCTTTATACTGAAGCCGGTAGATACCGTTGAAAATATTAGTCCTGAGGATTTCAAAAAAAATTATTTAGATCCCAGACGTCCTTTAATCATTAAGGGGCTGACTAAATCCTGGCCTGCCAGAGAGAAATGGACGACTGATTATTTAAAACAAATTGGCGGCGACATCAATGTGAGCCTGATGGACAATTCAAAAGCTGATCCCTCAAAGCCGATCAACTCCTCTGTTGCCACGATGCGTTTTGGTGATTACCTGGACCTGATCAAAAGAGAGCCTACAGAACTGCGTATATTTTTCTTCAACCTGTTTAAACATGTTCCTGATCTGATTAAGGACATCACCTTACCTAAAGACCTGATGGGCGGCTTTATCGAAAGCATGCCAGCCATGTTCTTCGGAGGATCGAATTCCGTTACCTTTTTACATTACGACATAGATTTACCTCACCTTTTCCACACCCATTTTGGAGGAAGAAAACACATCATCCTTTTCGATAACAAATGGAAAAAAAGATTGTATTGTATTCCAAATGCAACTTATGCCTTAGAGGATTATGATGTAGCAAACCCTGATTTCGAAAAATTCCCTGCTTTAAAAGGCGTGGAAGGATACGAAGTATTCTTAGAGCATGGGGATACCCTTTTCATGCCTACCGGTATGTGGCATTGGATGAAATACCTGGATGGTTCTTTCTCTTTAAGTTTAAGAGCATGGGACGCGTCTATCACCAGAAAAGCACAAAGTGTATTTAACCTTGCGGTAAAAGGAGGTCTGGACAGTGTATTGAAAATGGCTTTTAAAGCCCCTTATGCAAAATACAGAGAACGCCTGGCGATAAAAAGAGCAGAGAGAGCCTTAGCAAACGGCTCTCCCAAATAA
- a CDS encoding formylglycine-generating enzyme family protein, giving the protein MKRELLYLFFVLAITACNQKSDKKGLAGTTADTVAGVDHSNHTDSACCNSNLPKRYGAVTGIETLAGTEKDGLASHQGMKFIPAGSFRMGAADKEGRRDEYPAHEVKVDAFWIDETEVTNAQFAAFVKATRYVTQAEQKPDWEEIKKQLPPGTPKPPEEQLQPASLTFSPPKGRVDINDVSQWWSWTPGASWKHPQGPKSNIKGKENLPVTQVSWIDAAAYAKWAGKRLPTEAEWEYAARGGLREKKYPWGDEDLASGKVKANTWQGEFPYSDKKTDGYSSVAPVKSFAANGYGLYDMAGNVWEWTADWYREDYYQSLKGQTVNPKGPKDSYDAAEPGIPKKVIRGGSFMCHSSYCKGYRVTSKMKSSMDTGLENTGFRCVSK; this is encoded by the coding sequence ATGAAAAGAGAACTTTTGTATTTGTTTTTTGTGTTGGCCATTACAGCCTGCAATCAGAAAAGCGACAAGAAAGGATTGGCAGGTACTACTGCTGATACTGTCGCCGGTGTGGACCATTCAAACCATACTGACTCTGCTTGTTGTAATTCTAACCTGCCTAAACGATACGGAGCAGTTACCGGAATAGAAACACTTGCTGGAACGGAGAAAGATGGCCTTGCCTCGCATCAGGGCATGAAATTTATTCCTGCAGGTTCTTTCAGAATGGGCGCTGCGGATAAAGAAGGCAGAAGAGATGAATATCCTGCCCATGAGGTAAAGGTGGATGCTTTCTGGATTGACGAAACGGAAGTCACCAATGCACAGTTTGCTGCTTTTGTGAAAGCTACCCGCTATGTGACGCAGGCAGAACAGAAACCAGATTGGGAAGAAATAAAGAAACAATTGCCTCCGGGAACACCAAAACCTCCGGAAGAACAATTACAGCCGGCCTCACTTACTTTTAGTCCGCCGAAAGGCAGGGTTGACATCAATGATGTTTCACAATGGTGGAGCTGGACTCCCGGCGCAAGCTGGAAACATCCGCAAGGACCGAAAAGCAATATTAAAGGGAAAGAGAACCTTCCTGTGACCCAGGTTTCCTGGATCGATGCCGCAGCTTATGCGAAATGGGCGGGAAAACGTCTGCCTACCGAAGCGGAATGGGAATATGCAGCAAGAGGTGGGCTCAGGGAAAAGAAATATCCATGGGGAGATGAAGATCTTGCTTCAGGGAAGGTTAAAGCCAATACCTGGCAGGGAGAGTTTCCTTATTCAGATAAAAAGACGGATGGCTATTCTAGTGTGGCTCCTGTGAAGTCATTTGCTGCAAATGGATACGGTTTATACGATATGGCAGGAAATGTATGGGAATGGACGGCCGACTGGTACCGGGAGGATTATTACCAGAGTCTGAAAGGGCAAACCGTTAATCCCAAAGGGCCAAAAGACAGCTATGATGCTGCCGAGCCTGGGATTCCTAAGAAAGTGATCCGCGGAGGTTCATTTATGTGTCATTCTTCCTATTGCAAAGGGTATCGCGTAACTTCCAAGATGAAGTCTTCTATGGATACAGGACTGGAGAATACCGGCTTCCGGTGTGTTTCCAAATGA
- a CDS encoding VWA domain-containing protein, protein MRGFHFSNFQPDDLPKGGFDELLKLFTQLLNYTAGDAGETLAWMNELDKQYKFTNNDYGMGDFIEDLKDKGYLKENPANGDRSITAKTEQTIRQSALEEIFGKLKKAGKGNHNSNISGIGEEKNADRREYTFGDSLDQIDMTASIHNAQINHGIGNFTLTERDLEVEEKDYKTLTSTVLMIDISHSMILYGEDRITPAKKVAMALAELIKTRYPKDTLDIVVFGNDAWPITVKDLPYLQVGPYHTNTFAGLELAADLLRRRKTHNKQIFMITDGKPTCLKENGRYYKNSMGLDRKVINKTLNMAAQCKRLNIPITTFMIAQDPYLQQFVREFTQINGGRAFYSSLTGLGEYIFEDYIKNRRKTVR, encoded by the coding sequence ATGAGAGGTTTCCATTTTTCTAATTTTCAACCAGATGACTTGCCAAAAGGCGGTTTTGATGAATTGCTAAAGCTATTCACCCAACTGCTCAATTACACTGCCGGTGATGCGGGAGAAACCCTGGCATGGATGAACGAACTGGACAAGCAATACAAGTTCACGAATAACGATTATGGGATGGGCGACTTTATCGAGGATCTAAAAGATAAAGGCTATCTCAAGGAAAACCCTGCCAATGGCGATAGGAGCATCACCGCCAAGACAGAACAAACCATACGGCAGTCTGCGCTGGAAGAAATCTTTGGGAAGCTAAAGAAAGCAGGCAAAGGAAATCACAACAGCAATATCTCCGGTATTGGAGAGGAGAAGAATGCCGATAGAAGAGAGTATACTTTTGGAGACAGCCTCGACCAGATTGACATGACTGCCTCCATCCACAATGCACAGATCAACCATGGCATAGGAAACTTTACGCTTACCGAAAGAGACCTGGAAGTAGAAGAAAAGGATTATAAAACCCTCACCTCTACTGTGCTGATGATTGACATCTCCCACTCCATGATTCTCTATGGAGAAGACAGGATCACTCCTGCTAAAAAGGTAGCAATGGCCCTTGCAGAACTGATTAAAACCCGTTATCCAAAAGATACACTGGATATTGTGGTATTTGGAAACGATGCCTGGCCGATTACAGTAAAAGACCTGCCCTATCTACAGGTAGGCCCCTACCACACCAATACTTTTGCCGGACTGGAGCTGGCAGCAGACCTGTTGCGCCGTCGAAAAACACACAATAAGCAAATCTTTATGATCACCGATGGCAAGCCCACCTGCCTGAAGGAAAACGGACGCTATTATAAAAACAGCATGGGTCTAGACCGGAAAGTGATCAATAAAACACTGAACATGGCGGCACAGTGTAAACGACTGAACATCCCAATCACTACTTTTATGATTGCACAGGATCCCTATCTGCAGCAATTCGTACGGGAGTTTACGCAGATTAACGGCGGAAGGGCCTTCTATAGCTCCCTCACAGGCCTTGGAGAGTATATTTTTGAAGATTACATTAAGAACAGAAGAAAAACGGTTAGATAG
- a CDS encoding DUF1800 domain-containing protein — MKTPVKVLYSFVLLFLVTVFFSSFKEKPAFPYQKAGLTERQAAAHLLSRFTYGSKEGDVDAVVKMGLEKWFRQQLDGDLSDDSLNLMLSRFDDINLSNTEVENKYPRPNRVLKLAIADGSIHKDSVDKGDRKAYREQIRSYMEKKGFKPEQELYRQFINQKILRAAYSRNQLRELLTDFWFNHFNVSLTKNQCASFVPAYERDVIRPNVTGKFENLLLATAKSPAMLIYLDNFTSTGQPVVLENGREPQMNGAGKPLKRRVPPKRKQGGLNENYAREVMELHTLGVDGGYTQSDVTQAARVLTGWTLAPMGEEGYGAAMQKIIDNVGAENLKKRGFVKEGDFLFVPNRHDNEEKTVLGKHFAAGGGYEEGLTLLNMLARHPSTAQFISKKIATRFVNDHPAQTLVDKMAKTFTKTDGDIRQVMVTMVSSPEFWSPASLREKTKSPFELAISAVRSLDADITQPYQLFNWINKMGQKMYYYQAPTGFPDRGQYWINTGALLNRMNFGLALAGQRIPGVKINLSALNNHHEPESAEAALLTYSKMIMPERNLTETVKRLKPMLNDPSLSTKVANAAEKTNPQQEQTMMGTDNTPLKTAANNAVNNNAMLAQVVGVIIGSPEFQRK, encoded by the coding sequence ATGAAAACACCAGTAAAGGTTCTTTATTCATTTGTGTTGCTTTTCCTCGTTACGGTATTCTTTTCTTCTTTTAAAGAGAAGCCTGCTTTTCCTTATCAAAAGGCAGGTCTTACGGAACGACAGGCTGCAGCACATCTGTTGAGTAGGTTTACCTATGGCAGTAAAGAAGGGGATGTGGATGCAGTCGTCAAAATGGGACTGGAAAAGTGGTTTCGTCAGCAATTGGATGGAGATCTTTCGGATGATTCTTTAAACCTGATGTTGAGCAGGTTTGATGACATTAACCTGAGCAATACAGAGGTCGAGAATAAATACCCAAGACCAAACCGGGTCCTGAAGCTGGCGATTGCCGATGGATCTATTCACAAAGATTCAGTAGATAAAGGAGATCGTAAAGCATATAGGGAGCAGATTCGCAGCTATATGGAGAAGAAAGGGTTTAAGCCGGAGCAGGAATTATACAGACAGTTTATCAATCAAAAGATATTAAGAGCCGCCTATTCACGTAATCAGCTGAGAGAGCTGCTGACGGATTTTTGGTTCAATCATTTCAATGTTTCTTTAACCAAGAATCAATGCGCTTCTTTTGTTCCCGCTTATGAACGGGATGTAATCAGACCTAATGTGACAGGGAAGTTTGAAAATCTATTGCTGGCCACCGCCAAATCTCCGGCGATGCTGATTTACCTGGACAACTTTACGAGTACGGGACAGCCTGTTGTTTTAGAAAATGGCCGGGAGCCGCAGATGAACGGGGCAGGAAAACCGCTAAAAAGAAGGGTTCCTCCGAAGCGGAAACAGGGCGGACTAAATGAAAACTATGCAAGGGAAGTGATGGAACTGCATACACTGGGAGTCGATGGTGGATATACACAGTCGGACGTGACACAGGCGGCAAGGGTACTGACCGGATGGACCTTAGCCCCAATGGGGGAAGAAGGATATGGAGCTGCAATGCAGAAGATCATCGATAATGTAGGAGCAGAAAATCTTAAGAAACGTGGTTTTGTGAAAGAGGGCGATTTTCTGTTCGTTCCAAACAGACATGACAATGAAGAAAAGACCGTTCTGGGTAAGCATTTTGCAGCAGGGGGAGGTTATGAAGAAGGGCTGACTTTACTGAACATGCTGGCCCGGCATCCATCTACAGCACAGTTCATTTCTAAAAAGATAGCGACGAGGTTTGTCAATGACCATCCGGCACAAACGCTGGTTGATAAGATGGCAAAGACTTTTACGAAGACAGATGGAGATATCCGGCAGGTGATGGTAACAATGGTTTCTTCTCCTGAATTCTGGAGCCCTGCATCGCTCCGGGAAAAAACAAAATCTCCCTTTGAGTTGGCCATCAGCGCGGTCCGTAGCCTGGATGCCGACATTACGCAACCTTATCAGCTGTTTAACTGGATCAATAAAATGGGACAGAAAATGTATTACTACCAGGCCCCTACAGGATTTCCGGATAGAGGCCAATATTGGATTAATACGGGGGCATTGCTGAATAGAATGAACTTCGGATTGGCGCTTGCAGGACAACGGATCCCCGGAGTGAAGATCAACCTTTCTGCATTGAACAACCATCATGAGCCTGAAAGTGCGGAAGCAGCCTTGCTTACGTATAGTAAGATGATCATGCCGGAACGGAATTTAACAGAGACCGTAAAGCGCTTGAAGCCGATGTTAAATGATCCTTCATTATCAACTAAGGTGGCCAATGCTGCGGAGAAGACAAACCCTCAACAGGAACAGACAATGATGGGGACGGATAATACTCCCCTAAAAACCGCTGCAAATAACGCGGTCAATAACAATGCAATGCTGGCGCAGGTAGTAGGGGTAATCATCGGTTCTCCGGAATTTCAACGTAAATAA
- a CDS encoding fasciclin domain-containing protein, with translation MKRTFLTVIALVALAFNTQAQKNPMVGGAAMYADKDIVDNAVNSKDHTTLVAAVKAAGLVETLKSAGPFTVFAPTNEAFIKLPEGTVETVLKPENKALLTKILTYHVVAGKMTSKEIAKAIKAGNGKAELTTVSGGKLWAWMEGSKLVLKDEKGGTATVTIANVHQKNGVIHVIDSVLMPN, from the coding sequence ATGAAAAGAACCTTTTTAACAGTAATTGCCTTAGTAGCTTTGGCATTTAACACACAGGCACAAAAGAATCCAATGGTCGGAGGCGCAGCGATGTATGCCGATAAAGACATTGTAGACAATGCCGTAAACTCCAAAGATCATACCACACTGGTTGCAGCAGTGAAAGCCGCAGGACTGGTAGAGACTTTGAAATCAGCAGGGCCATTCACTGTTTTCGCACCTACCAATGAAGCCTTCATTAAGCTTCCTGAAGGAACAGTAGAAACAGTCCTCAAACCAGAAAACAAAGCCCTGCTTACAAAAATCCTGACCTACCATGTAGTCGCCGGAAAAATGACCAGTAAAGAAATTGCAAAGGCCATCAAAGCAGGCAATGGCAAAGCTGAGCTAACGACCGTAAGCGGTGGTAAACTATGGGCCTGGATGGAAGGCAGCAAACTGGTATTAAAAGATGAAAAAGGTGGTACGGCAACCGTAACCATTGCGAATGTGCATCAAAAAAATGGGGTCATCCATGTGATAGATTCCGTATTAATGCCAAACTAA
- a CDS encoding DUF1501 domain-containing protein, with the protein MTSRRGFIKAGGLALFGIGMGGIPAFLAEAVAGTKPLGLFNRKKILVCIFQRGAMDGLMAVTPFTDEYLKAARPGLFMTAAKGGKNTPLIDLDGRFGLHPSMAAFEQVFRDKRMGIVHGIGSPNNTRSHFDAQDYMESGTPFKKGTDSGWLNRAVGLLGHDSATPFQGVSLTSSLPRSFYGEHPAVAISNLQDFNIQMRGNVKGANMAAKSFEELYDQTSSGLLKDTGKESFEAIKMLQKTDTKNYKPSNNAIYPNTALGNSLKQIAQLIKMNVGMEVAFAESGGWDTHFNQGTDTGIFARNVNDLSNSIMAFWTDMGTLQDDVTVMTMTEFGRTVRQNGTGGTDHGRASCNFILGNGVSGGLVHGNVEPMAVENLEDGRDLAVTTDFRSVFSEVADRHLNLNNDKVLFPEWDGSKIGVMR; encoded by the coding sequence ATGACGTCAAGAAGAGGATTTATCAAAGCAGGTGGACTCGCGTTATTCGGAATAGGAATGGGGGGAATTCCCGCCTTTCTTGCCGAAGCCGTTGCAGGCACAAAACCTTTAGGGCTGTTTAACAGGAAGAAAATTTTAGTCTGCATTTTTCAACGGGGTGCAATGGATGGTTTGATGGCAGTCACGCCATTTACCGATGAGTACCTGAAGGCAGCAAGACCAGGTTTGTTTATGACTGCTGCTAAAGGAGGCAAAAATACACCACTGATTGATTTGGATGGCCGTTTTGGCCTGCATCCCTCTATGGCTGCTTTTGAGCAGGTGTTCAGGGATAAGAGGATGGGCATCGTTCATGGCATCGGATCACCCAATAATACCCGCTCTCATTTTGATGCGCAGGATTATATGGAATCGGGAACCCCATTTAAAAAAGGAACGGACAGTGGTTGGTTAAACAGGGCTGTCGGACTGCTGGGGCATGATAGTGCAACACCGTTCCAGGGAGTCAGCTTAACCTCTTCTTTGCCAAGATCATTCTATGGGGAACATCCGGCAGTAGCCATTAGCAATCTGCAGGATTTCAACATTCAGATGAGGGGAAATGTTAAGGGGGCGAATATGGCGGCTAAGAGTTTCGAAGAGCTCTATGATCAGACCTCCTCCGGACTGTTGAAAGATACCGGAAAGGAGAGCTTCGAAGCGATAAAAATGCTTCAGAAAACAGATACTAAAAATTATAAACCCTCAAACAATGCCATATATCCAAATACGGCATTGGGAAATTCTCTGAAGCAAATCGCACAGCTGATTAAGATGAATGTCGGAATGGAAGTCGCCTTTGCAGAGTCCGGAGGCTGGGATACCCATTTTAATCAGGGAACTGATACCGGGATTTTTGCGAGGAATGTAAATGACCTGAGTAATAGCATCATGGCTTTCTGGACAGATATGGGCACGTTACAAGATGATGTAACGGTAATGACCATGACTGAATTTGGACGTACGGTAAGGCAGAACGGAACCGGTGGAACGGATCATGGGAGGGCCTCCTGTAACTTCATTTTAGGCAATGGCGTGAGTGGAGGGTTGGTACATGGTAATGTAGAGCCAATGGCAGTCGAAAATCTGGAGGATGGCAGAGACCTGGCCGTAACCACAGATTTTAGAAGCGTATTCAGTGAAGTGGCAGACAGGCATTTAAATCTTAACAATGATAAAGTGCTGTTTCCGGAATGGGATGGAAGTAAAATCGGCGTGATGAGGTAA
- a CDS encoding cupin-like domain-containing protein encodes MNFDLTPIDIVNDISKADFEKHYLNTRRPLIIKNMSKNWPAYEKWDLDYMKTVVGDRTVPLYDSSKADPSKPINASAAEMKFADYIELIKNTPTDLRIFLFDPIKQAPGLLEDYRAPKELMGGFLDSYPNMFFGGKGSVTFLHYDIDLAHIFHTHFNGRKHVILFENKWKDRLYQIPYATYALEDYDVEKPDFNKFPALEGVKGIEAFLEHGDTLFMPTGYWHWMKYLDGSFSISLRAWDKSLLIKAKSLYNLTIQRKFDDFMKANFRDKYMTWKERLAIRRANRALANQKPR; translated from the coding sequence ATGAACTTCGACCTTACTCCAATTGATATTGTAAACGACATCTCCAAAGCAGATTTTGAGAAACACTACCTGAATACCCGTCGTCCGTTAATCATTAAAAACATGTCGAAAAACTGGCCTGCTTACGAAAAGTGGGACCTGGACTACATGAAAACTGTAGTTGGCGACAGAACGGTTCCATTATACGATAGCTCAAAAGCAGATCCTTCGAAGCCCATTAATGCTTCCGCTGCGGAGATGAAATTTGCCGACTACATTGAGCTCATTAAAAACACCCCTACAGACCTGCGGATTTTCCTTTTCGATCCCATAAAGCAGGCGCCTGGACTACTGGAAGACTACCGTGCGCCTAAAGAATTGATGGGAGGTTTTCTGGACAGCTATCCGAACATGTTTTTTGGCGGCAAGGGGTCGGTCACTTTCTTACATTATGACATCGACCTTGCGCATATTTTCCATACCCATTTCAACGGCCGAAAGCACGTCATCTTGTTCGAAAACAAATGGAAAGACCGTCTATATCAAATTCCTTATGCGACCTATGCCTTAGAAGATTACGACGTCGAAAAACCAGACTTCAACAAATTCCCGGCACTGGAAGGTGTTAAAGGAATCGAGGCTTTCCTCGAACACGGAGACACGCTATTTATGCCTACCGGATACTGGCATTGGATGAAATACCTGGATGGTTCCTTCTCGATCAGTTTAAGGGCATGGGATAAGTCTTTGCTGATAAAGGCAAAAAGCTTATACAACCTGACAATCCAGCGGAAGTTCGATGATTTTATGAAGGCTAATTTCCGGGACAAGTATATGACATGGAAGGAAAGACTGGCAATTAGAAGGGCAAATAGGGCGCTTGCGAATCAGAAACCCAGATAA
- a CDS encoding DUF4440 domain-containing protein: MKKLILILFIGFGLSGKAQQSADQQAILAVLEKQRLAWNEGNLEKFMEGYWKNDSLLFVGKSGPTYGWQQTLDNYKKGYPDKSAMGTLTFNIKKVELLSKDAASVLGGWHLKREKDEPQGYFTLILRKVKGLWLVVSDHSS; encoded by the coding sequence ATGAAGAAATTAATTTTAATCCTGTTTATAGGATTTGGTCTTAGTGGAAAGGCCCAACAAAGTGCAGATCAGCAAGCGATACTCGCCGTATTAGAGAAACAACGCCTTGCCTGGAATGAGGGAAACCTGGAAAAATTCATGGAAGGCTACTGGAAAAATGACAGTTTGCTTTTTGTAGGAAAGAGCGGGCCCACTTATGGATGGCAGCAAACGCTGGATAATTATAAGAAAGGGTACCCCGACAAAAGTGCAATGGGTACCCTGACCTTTAATATCAAGAAAGTAGAACTCTTATCAAAAGATGCGGCATCCGTATTGGGTGGCTGGCATCTGAAAAGAGAAAAAGACGAACCGCAGGGATACTTTACCTTAATCCTGAGAAAAGTCAAAGGACTATGGCTGGTGGTATCCGACCACAGCAGTTAA
- a CDS encoding DUF3472 domain-containing protein, producing the protein MRKLTFFLLAFQLLLLPASFAGSRAETEPATITIPLGGNGYVEKNGHARIKNEGLSNWSNASDVIAIYFRTEAAGDAELSLRLSVPEGNSKISLTVAGTTLTKEVSNLGAAVIKLGNVKIAAPGYVKVELRGLSKTGQVFADVSDLLVSGSALDNGAVYVKNNEGSYFHWGRRGPSVHLNYIIPAAAEDKVEWFYNEIMVPEGEDKLGTYYMANGFSGGYFGMQANSPTERRVLFSIWSPFSTDDPKSIPDSMKVILLKKGSKTKTGEFGNEGSGGQSYMIYPWKAGKSYAFLTHAKPNPAKKTTVYTAYFKDLEKGDWQLVASFERPQSAVYLKGIYSFLENFSPVTGDQSRRGDYKNQWAIDANGKWHEVTDATFTADATARINYRKDYTGGSDQAAFYLKNCGFFNDFTPIKTPFHRKSTGKTHPAIDFNKLP; encoded by the coding sequence ATGAGAAAATTAACCTTTTTCCTTCTTGCTTTTCAGCTACTGCTCCTTCCGGCATCATTCGCCGGAAGCAGGGCTGAAACCGAGCCGGCCACGATCACTATCCCCCTGGGGGGCAATGGATATGTGGAAAAGAACGGCCATGCAAGGATAAAAAACGAAGGCCTGAGCAATTGGAGCAATGCCTCAGATGTCATTGCCATTTACTTTCGTACCGAAGCTGCCGGAGATGCGGAATTGTCACTCAGATTGAGCGTTCCTGAGGGAAACAGCAAAATCAGCCTGACAGTAGCGGGAACAACGCTGACTAAAGAAGTAAGTAACCTGGGCGCCGCTGTTATAAAACTAGGCAATGTTAAAATTGCTGCTCCGGGATATGTAAAAGTAGAACTAAGAGGTCTGAGTAAAACCGGACAGGTATTTGCCGACGTTTCCGACCTGCTGGTTAGTGGAAGCGCACTTGATAACGGAGCAGTATATGTAAAGAACAATGAAGGAAGTTATTTCCACTGGGGCAGAAGAGGCCCTTCTGTGCATTTGAACTATATCATTCCCGCAGCAGCGGAAGACAAAGTAGAATGGTTTTATAATGAGATCATGGTTCCCGAAGGAGAGGATAAACTGGGCACCTATTATATGGCCAATGGATTTAGTGGCGGATATTTTGGAATGCAGGCCAATTCCCCTACAGAACGCAGGGTGCTTTTTTCCATCTGGAGCCCTTTTTCTACGGATGATCCGAAATCTATTCCCGATAGCATGAAAGTGATCCTGCTAAAAAAAGGAAGCAAAACCAAGACCGGTGAGTTTGGCAATGAAGGTTCCGGCGGCCAAAGCTATATGATTTACCCATGGAAAGCAGGTAAGAGCTATGCATTTTTAACTCATGCCAAGCCAAATCCAGCTAAAAAAACCACGGTTTACACGGCTTATTTTAAAGATTTAGAAAAAGGCGACTGGCAATTGGTAGCGAGCTTTGAGCGTCCACAATCGGCGGTTTATCTGAAAGGCATTTATTCTTTCCTTGAAAATTTTTCGCCGGTAACGGGTGATCAGTCCCGTCGGGGCGACTATAAAAACCAATGGGCTATAGATGCCAATGGAAAATGGCATGAGGTTACCGATGCCACATTTACTGCCGATGCAACGGCAAGAATCAATTACCGAAAAGATTATACCGGAGGATCAGACCAAGCCGCTTTCTACTTAAAAAATTGCGGATTCTTTAATGATTTTACCCCCATTAAGACTCCATTTCATAGGAAATCAACAGGAAAAACACATCCTGCAATAGATTTCAACAAGCTGCCCTAG